One genomic window of Candidatus Rokuibacteriota bacterium includes the following:
- a CDS encoding ABC transporter ATP-binding protein, with product MSPGQRVSGEAGRIACEGVTKVYEHLSEPLVVLDGVSFAIEPGEFVSLVGPSGCGKSTLLRIIHGLTRATSGRVTVNGADSPRPAQDRGFVFQGDSLLPWRTVGANVRIGLEVRRAPRAEVRAEVERLLAVVGLTRFRHRYPHQLSGGMRQRANLVRALAVDPPVLLMDEPFGALDAQTRELMQTELLRIWEARKKTVLFVTHSIEEAVLLSDRVLLMTGRPGRIRAQFRVDVPRPRDPEVRRTASFAELCRGIWEQLRDDALAAFEEETRLAT from the coding sequence ATGAGCCCAGGGCAGCGAGTGAGCGGCGAGGCCGGCCGGATCGCCTGCGAGGGCGTGACGAAGGTCTACGAGCACCTGTCCGAGCCGCTCGTCGTCCTGGACGGCGTCTCGTTCGCGATCGAACCGGGCGAATTCGTGTCGCTCGTCGGTCCGAGCGGATGCGGCAAGTCGACGTTGCTTCGCATCATCCACGGGTTGACGCGGGCCACGTCCGGCCGGGTGACGGTGAACGGCGCGGACTCTCCGAGGCCTGCGCAGGATCGCGGCTTCGTGTTCCAGGGCGATTCACTGCTGCCGTGGCGGACGGTGGGGGCCAATGTCCGGATCGGGCTCGAGGTGCGGCGTGCGCCCCGCGCCGAGGTGCGGGCGGAAGTCGAGCGCCTCCTCGCCGTCGTCGGGCTCACGCGCTTCCGGCACCGCTATCCGCACCAGCTGTCCGGCGGCATGCGCCAGCGGGCGAACCTGGTGAGAGCGCTGGCCGTCGATCCTCCGGTGCTGCTCATGGACGAGCCGTTCGGCGCGCTGGACGCGCAGACCCGCGAGCTCATGCAGACCGAGCTCTTGAGGATCTGGGAGGCCCGGAAGAAGACGGTGCTCTTCGTCACACATTCCATCGAAGAGGCGGTCCTGCTGTCGGATCGCGTGCTCCTGATGACGGGGCGGCCCGGCCGCATCCGCGCCCAGTTCCGCGTCGACGTGCCGCGTCCGCGCGATCCCGAGGTCCGCCGCACCGCCTCGTTCGCCGAGCTGTGCCGGGGGATCTGGGAACAGCTCCGCGACGACGCGCTGGCTGCGTTCGAGGAGGAGACGAGGCTCGCAACGTGA
- a CDS encoding hydantoinase/oxoprolinase family protein translates to MTAPRIGIDVGGTFTDFVLLDEARGTVHLGKCLTTPADPSEGVLAGLAELLDSSGRPLDAVAAVIHGTTLVTNTIIERKGVNVGLVTTEGFRDSLEIGREFRYDIYDLTIERPEPLVPRFLRRGLPGRISATGEELRPLALDGLPAIVDLFRAEGVTSVAVSLIHSYANPVHERAVAEALGRLFPEAAVTLSVDLVPEIREYERTSTAVANAYVLPIVARYLGRLEASLRQRGLAGPFHLMQSNGSLVSAPAAAAMPIRLLESGPAGGAMAARFYGQLSGHPNLIAFDMGGTTAKMCLIDDGEVAVVHEFEAARVHRFKKGSGFTVKAPVIEMIEIGAGGGSIARVDRMGLLKVGPESAGADPGPACYGRGGTDPTVTDADLVLGHLNAGFFLGGRMKLDRDRGAAAVEKGVAAALGGDVAQAAAGIQEVVNANMATATRLHVAERGRDLRKYELIAFGGAGPVHAYRLAQLLRLRRVIFPLGAGTTSALGFLVAPMAVDQVRSYVGRLDALDWAHVAALYDEMEARGREALHELGVAAEHVTIDRSAEMRYVGQGFEIPMPLPGGPLGPERLAEIRSAFLDAYRRFFGRALEENPVEAITWRATISGPRPSLRPEFADTAGADRSPVKGRRPMYFADQRGFLDATVYDRYALAPGAAVHGPAALEERESTVVIGPGAVGRIDPYCNLVVELP, encoded by the coding sequence ATGACGGCGCCGCGCATCGGCATCGACGTCGGCGGCACGTTCACCGACTTCGTCCTGCTCGACGAGGCGCGCGGCACCGTCCATCTCGGGAAGTGCCTCACGACGCCCGCGGATCCCAGCGAGGGCGTGCTGGCGGGTCTCGCGGAGTTGCTCGACTCGTCGGGACGCCCGCTGGACGCCGTCGCCGCGGTGATCCACGGGACGACGCTGGTGACGAACACGATCATCGAGCGGAAGGGGGTGAACGTCGGACTCGTCACGACCGAGGGGTTCCGCGACAGCCTCGAGATCGGCCGTGAGTTCCGCTATGACATCTACGACCTCACGATCGAGCGTCCCGAGCCGCTCGTCCCGCGCTTTCTCCGCCGAGGGCTGCCCGGCCGCATCTCGGCCACCGGCGAGGAGCTCCGGCCGCTCGCGCTCGACGGGCTGCCGGCCATCGTCGATCTCTTCCGCGCCGAGGGCGTCACGTCGGTCGCGGTGTCGCTGATCCACTCCTACGCGAACCCGGTCCACGAGCGCGCCGTCGCCGAGGCGCTGGGCCGGCTGTTCCCCGAGGCGGCCGTGACGCTCTCGGTGGATCTCGTGCCGGAGATCCGCGAGTACGAGCGCACGTCGACGGCGGTCGCGAACGCGTACGTGCTGCCGATCGTCGCGCGCTACCTCGGGCGGCTCGAGGCATCGCTCCGCCAGCGCGGGCTGGCCGGACCGTTCCACCTGATGCAGTCGAACGGCTCGCTCGTCAGCGCCCCCGCCGCCGCCGCGATGCCGATCCGGCTCCTCGAGTCCGGACCGGCGGGCGGCGCGATGGCGGCGCGGTTCTACGGTCAGCTCTCGGGCCACCCGAACCTCATCGCGTTCGACATGGGCGGCACGACGGCCAAGATGTGCCTGATCGACGACGGCGAGGTGGCCGTCGTCCACGAGTTCGAGGCGGCTCGCGTGCACCGGTTCAAGAAGGGCTCGGGCTTCACCGTGAAGGCGCCGGTCATCGAGATGATCGAGATCGGCGCCGGCGGCGGCTCGATCGCGCGTGTCGACCGCATGGGGCTGCTCAAGGTCGGGCCCGAGAGCGCCGGCGCCGATCCGGGACCGGCGTGCTACGGGCGCGGGGGCACCGATCCCACCGTGACCGACGCGGATCTCGTGCTCGGCCACCTGAACGCGGGCTTCTTCCTCGGCGGCCGCATGAAGCTCGACCGCGACCGCGGCGCGGCCGCCGTGGAGAAAGGCGTCGCGGCCGCGCTCGGCGGCGACGTCGCCCAGGCCGCTGCGGGCATCCAGGAGGTCGTGAACGCGAACATGGCGACCGCCACGCGTCTGCACGTCGCCGAACGCGGGCGCGACTTGCGGAAGTACGAGCTCATCGCGTTCGGCGGCGCCGGTCCCGTGCACGCCTACCGGCTCGCGCAGCTGCTGCGCCTGCGCCGCGTGATCTTCCCGCTCGGCGCCGGTACCACGTCGGCGCTCGGGTTCCTCGTCGCGCCGATGGCCGTCGATCAGGTGCGGAGCTACGTCGGCCGGCTCGACGCGCTCGACTGGGCGCACGTCGCCGCGCTCTACGACGAGATGGAAGCGCGCGGGCGAGAGGCCCTCCACGAGCTCGGCGTCGCGGCCGAGCACGTCACGATCGATCGCAGCGCCGAGATGCGATACGTCGGCCAGGGCTTCGAGATCCCGATGCCGCTGCCGGGAGGGCCGCTCGGGCCCGAGCGCCTCGCGGAGATCCGCTCGGCGTTCCTCGACGCCTACCGGCGGTTCTTCGGCCGCGCGCTCGAGGAGAACCCGGTGGAGGCGATCACGTGGCGCGCGACCATCAGCGGCCCGCGCCCGTCGCTGAGGCCGGAGTTCGCCGACACGGCCGGCGCCGACCGGAGTCCCGTCAAGGGACGGCGCCCCATGTACTTCGCCGATCAGCGCGGCTTCCTCGACGCGACGGTCTACGACCGCTACGCGCTCGCGCCCGGCGCCGCGGTCCATGGTCCCGCCGCGCTCGAGGAGCGTGAGTCGACGGTCGTCATCGGGCCCGGCGCCGTCGGCCGCATCGATCCGTACTGCAACCTGGTGGTGGAGCTGCCATGA
- a CDS encoding hydantoinase B/oxoprolinase family protein, protein MKHKDAFDPVTLEILWSRLLAIVDESALALQRTSFSTTVRESNDFAAVLLAPDGTTLAENSLGAPSFAGVMTLVMRHFLDRYPAETWRPGDVALTNDPWFSTGHLPDTTTITPIFHRGRLVAFTGNTSHKADIGGVGYAADAAEVFEEGLRIPICKVQRGGELNEDVMEFIRANVRVPDSVLGDLHAQIAAGHVCGERVVEFLEEQDVPDLAALGDAIQGRAESAMRQAIAEVPDGEYRFEMEIDGFERPTRIVVTVRVRGDELEADFTGTSAQSRRGINAVFNYTYAFSCYTVKCVLDPFTRKTGGSYRPMRIIAPEGSILNARRPAAVNARSMTGHCVSSALLGALSQALPDRVIADSGSCPGLRVACYGVDRHGSRFAQILFPNGGMGARPHVDGLSCTGFPTNAGCAAVEVMEGVAPLVFWERELLPDSGGPGRQRGGLGQRVVVEVVSREPVALSTQFDRIDHPAWGLFGGLPGGAARLVMNGSERVPAKGRVIARPGDRLTIHYAGGGGYGPPTERARALVARDLRDELISAEAARAIYGYDGGPR, encoded by the coding sequence GTGAAACACAAGGACGCCTTCGATCCCGTCACGCTCGAGATCCTGTGGAGCCGGCTCCTCGCCATCGTCGACGAGTCGGCGCTGGCGCTCCAGCGCACCTCCTTCTCGACCACGGTGCGCGAGTCGAACGACTTCGCCGCGGTGCTGCTGGCTCCGGATGGCACGACGCTCGCCGAGAACTCGCTCGGCGCGCCCTCCTTCGCCGGCGTGATGACGCTGGTGATGCGCCACTTCCTCGATCGCTACCCCGCGGAGACCTGGCGCCCGGGCGACGTCGCGCTCACGAACGATCCGTGGTTCAGCACGGGCCACCTGCCCGACACGACGACGATCACGCCGATCTTCCATCGTGGCCGGCTTGTCGCGTTCACCGGCAACACGTCCCACAAGGCCGACATCGGCGGGGTCGGCTACGCGGCCGACGCCGCGGAGGTGTTCGAGGAAGGCCTGCGGATCCCGATCTGCAAGGTGCAGCGCGGGGGCGAGCTGAACGAGGACGTCATGGAGTTCATCCGCGCGAACGTGCGTGTCCCGGACTCGGTCCTCGGCGATCTCCATGCGCAGATCGCGGCCGGGCACGTGTGCGGCGAGCGGGTCGTCGAGTTCCTCGAGGAGCAGGACGTGCCCGACCTCGCGGCGCTCGGCGATGCGATCCAGGGGCGCGCCGAGAGCGCGATGCGCCAGGCGATCGCCGAGGTGCCCGACGGCGAGTACCGCTTCGAGATGGAGATCGACGGTTTCGAGCGGCCGACGCGCATCGTCGTCACCGTGCGCGTGCGCGGCGACGAGCTCGAGGCCGACTTCACCGGGACATCGGCACAGTCGCGCCGCGGCATCAACGCCGTCTTCAACTACACGTACGCCTTCAGCTGCTACACGGTGAAGTGCGTGCTCGACCCGTTCACGCGCAAGACGGGCGGATCGTATCGGCCGATGCGGATCATCGCGCCCGAGGGCTCGATCCTGAACGCGCGGCGACCCGCCGCGGTGAACGCGCGTTCGATGACCGGGCACTGCGTGTCGTCCGCGCTGCTCGGCGCGCTGAGCCAGGCGCTGCCCGACCGCGTCATCGCCGACTCCGGCTCGTGCCCCGGGCTCCGCGTCGCGTGCTACGGCGTCGATCGCCACGGCAGCCGGTTCGCGCAGATCCTGTTCCCGAACGGCGGCATGGGCGCGCGCCCGCACGTCGACGGACTGTCCTGCACCGGGTTCCCGACCAACGCGGGCTGCGCGGCCGTCGAGGTCATGGAGGGCGTGGCCCCGCTCGTGTTCTGGGAGCGCGAGCTACTGCCGGACAGCGGCGGGCCCGGCCGCCAGCGCGGCGGCCTCGGCCAGCGCGTCGTGGTCGAGGTCGTGTCGAGGGAGCCCGTCGCGCTGTCGACGCAGTTCGACCGCATCGATCACCCGGCATGGGGACTGTTCGGCGGACTGCCAGGAGGAGCGGCGCGGCTCGTGATGAACGGCTCAGAGCGGGTGCCGGCGAAGGGACGCGTGATCGCGCGTCCGGGCGACCGCCTGACGATTCACTACGCTGGCGGCGGAGGATACGGTCCGCCAACCGAGCGCGCGCGGGCGCTGGTGGCGCGGGATCTGCGCGACGAGCTGATCTCCGCCGAGGCAGCGCGAGCGATCTACGGATACGACGGAGGCCCGCGATGA
- a CDS encoding TAXI family TRAP transporter solute-binding subunit encodes MRKRVVRGAGGILVALLVVLAVVTPLVAQERRTPPPGEPKVKAQRWQMGTAPVGGTFYTLGAAISKLANAKVSGLQIVAQVSPGSSAENFELLMARQIELGMSDNFLAMTKTGKPWKNVRLAFSQHANTVHFVVRKESAITSPADYRGKRVAVGNPNSGMNNTNEKILEAGWGIAFKDMATRQIHVAPGLQGIKDGQLDAVNIPTGVPVASILELARTTPLRFLSLTPDDIRRIRQKYPEYNSLTIPKGAYPGQDADVHTIGTVSFMLTHDQVDADAIYWLTRTVFENLAELKQAHPAAKEFSAENVIRFSEPYVQAGIAFHPGAARYFKEVGLLK; translated from the coding sequence ATGCGTAAGCGTGTGGTGCGCGGTGCCGGCGGCATCCTGGTTGCCCTGCTCGTCGTGCTGGCCGTGGTGACGCCGCTCGTGGCGCAGGAGCGGCGCACGCCGCCGCCCGGCGAGCCGAAGGTGAAGGCCCAGCGCTGGCAGATGGGGACGGCGCCGGTGGGCGGCACGTTCTACACGCTCGGCGCGGCGATCTCGAAGCTCGCCAACGCGAAGGTGTCCGGTCTGCAGATCGTGGCGCAGGTGAGCCCCGGGTCGAGCGCGGAGAACTTCGAGCTCCTGATGGCGCGGCAGATCGAGCTCGGAATGTCGGACAACTTCCTCGCGATGACGAAGACGGGCAAACCGTGGAAGAACGTGCGACTGGCGTTCAGCCAGCACGCGAACACGGTCCACTTCGTGGTGCGCAAGGAGTCAGCGATCACGTCGCCGGCCGACTATCGCGGCAAGCGGGTCGCGGTCGGTAACCCGAACTCCGGCATGAACAACACCAACGAGAAGATCCTGGAGGCGGGCTGGGGCATCGCGTTCAAGGACATGGCGACGCGGCAGATCCACGTCGCCCCCGGCCTCCAGGGCATCAAGGACGGTCAGCTCGATGCCGTCAACATCCCGACCGGCGTCCCGGTCGCGAGCATCCTCGAGCTCGCCCGCACGACGCCGCTCCGGTTCCTGTCGTTGACGCCGGACGACATCCGGCGGATCCGGCAGAAATACCCCGAGTACAACAGCCTCACGATCCCGAAGGGCGCGTATCCTGGGCAGGATGCGGACGTCCACACCATCGGGACCGTCTCCTTCATGCTGACGCACGATCAGGTCGACGCCGACGCGATCTACTGGCTGACGCGGACCGTGTTCGAGAACCTGGCCGAGCTCAAGCAGGCGCACCCCGCGGCGAAGGAGTTCTCGGCCGAGAACGTGATCCGCTTCTCGGAGCCGTACGTCCAGGCGGGGATCGCCTTCCACCCGGGCGCGGCCCGATACTTCAAGGAGGTCGGACTCCTCAAGTAG
- a CDS encoding ABC transporter permease, protein MPFGLGGLVGLAIAWEITARAIDKEIFLVSFSRVLADLAAWLTSGDMTEHLVASGTEFVLGFGLSIVLGLLVGGAMGLSRTAQRILGPLVSGLYSTPLIALTPLFVIWLGFGLSAKVALVMLVSLFPIIINTETGIRQVDPAYLDAVRAFGASPLQLVAKVRVPAALPFLFAGMRISVARATTGIFVAELFGARAGIGYSIINAAASFNTARLLSGIVILAGFGVVMSWLIGVLGDRAAPWRVTEERESR, encoded by the coding sequence GTGCCGTTCGGCCTCGGCGGCCTGGTGGGACTCGCCATCGCGTGGGAGATCACCGCGCGAGCGATCGACAAGGAGATCTTCCTCGTCTCGTTCTCTCGCGTGCTGGCCGATCTGGCGGCCTGGCTCACGTCGGGCGACATGACCGAGCATCTCGTGGCCAGTGGCACGGAGTTCGTGCTCGGGTTCGGCCTGTCGATCGTGCTCGGTCTCCTCGTCGGCGGGGCCATGGGTCTCAGCCGGACCGCGCAGCGGATACTTGGCCCGCTGGTATCCGGTCTCTACTCGACACCGCTGATCGCCCTGACCCCGCTGTTCGTGATCTGGCTGGGGTTCGGGCTGTCCGCAAAGGTCGCGCTCGTCATGCTCGTGTCGCTGTTCCCGATCATCATCAACACGGAGACGGGGATCCGGCAGGTCGACCCGGCATACCTGGATGCGGTGCGTGCGTTCGGCGCGTCGCCGCTCCAGCTCGTCGCGAAGGTGCGTGTCCCGGCGGCGCTCCCGTTCCTCTTCGCCGGGATGCGGATCTCCGTCGCCCGCGCGACGACCGGGATCTTCGTCGCCGAGCTCTTCGGCGCCCGCGCCGGAATCGGCTACTCGATCATCAACGCCGCGGCGTCGTTCAACACGGCGCGGCTGCTCTCGGGCATCGTCATCCTCGCGGGGTTCGGCGTCGTCATGTCCTGGCTCATCGGCGTTCTCGGTGACCGGGCGGCGCCGTGGCGCGTCACGGAGGAGCGGGAGTCGCGATGA
- a CDS encoding LysR family transcriptional regulator — MTLDEIEAFVAVAESGSVNRAARHLRLSQPAVTRRLQRFEEALGRSLFDRRTKPLGLTHAGRDALDHCRQVLKAAARLQPGPTASDTVMGECRVGISQGLLDVGIAEPLDRVRAAFPRLKVRISSGSSPALVQEAREGGLELAVVHRGIEEGLPRGVSGRLIARERLVVIASRRSPLPSVVTPADLGGATWVLSSEGQASRGSLRQLLAGVEAPLKVAIEAVGSELRLSLVALGAGLGLVPERWVLRSPVRQQLRVLRVRGHDLRLGVWTVRGQDAGALAPAVDALEEELTRALRPKRSP, encoded by the coding sequence ATGACCCTCGATGAGATCGAAGCCTTCGTCGCCGTCGCCGAGAGCGGCTCCGTGAACCGGGCCGCCCGGCACCTGCGGTTGAGCCAGCCCGCCGTCACGCGCCGGCTCCAGCGGTTCGAGGAGGCGCTCGGCCGATCGCTCTTCGACCGCCGGACCAAGCCGCTGGGGCTGACCCACGCCGGGCGCGACGCGCTCGACCACTGCCGGCAGGTCCTCAAGGCCGCCGCACGACTGCAGCCGGGGCCGACCGCGAGCGACACGGTGATGGGCGAGTGCCGTGTCGGGATCTCACAGGGCTTGCTCGACGTGGGGATCGCCGAACCGCTCGATCGCGTTCGCGCCGCATTCCCACGGCTGAAGGTCCGCATCAGCTCGGGTTCCAGCCCGGCCCTCGTCCAGGAAGCGCGTGAGGGCGGGCTCGAGCTGGCGGTGGTGCATCGCGGCATCGAGGAGGGATTGCCTCGCGGCGTTTCCGGCCGACTCATCGCCCGGGAGCGGCTCGTCGTGATCGCTTCACGCCGGAGCCCGCTGCCGTCAGTGGTGACACCGGCCGACCTCGGAGGCGCGACGTGGGTGCTGAGCTCCGAGGGCCAGGCATCGCGCGGCTCGCTGCGCCAGCTGCTCGCCGGTGTCGAGGCGCCGCTGAAGGTCGCGATCGAGGCGGTCGGCTCCGAGCTCCGACTCTCGCTCGTCGCGCTTGGCGCGGGACTCGGACTCGTCCCCGAGCGCTGGGTCCTCCGTAGCCCGGTGCGCCAGCAGCTGCGCGTGCTGCGTGTTCGCGGACACGACTTGCGGCTGGGGGTGTGGACGGTCCGCGGTCAGGACGCCGGCGCGCTGG
- a CDS encoding acyclic terpene utilization AtuA family protein, producing MSVEPAAREMRCFGASGQLGYGIPRAAYLRGLEQGPAYVGCDMGSTDPGPYFLGAGEPATGYASRRADLELVLTTARERRLPLLIGSAGTAGGEPHLADTVDIVRTIAAEHGLRFRMAVIHSEIDRDFVLDRLRKGRIGPCGRVPALTEQDVEQSVRIVGQMGVEPFIKALDAGADVIVAGRSCDTSIFAAMPIRSGFDPGLAMHQAKLIECASACADPGGRDAAIAYLRDDHFLIESQNPARRCTPVSVAAHSLYEQPDPYRVYEPGGMLDLRECRYETVDERITRVSGSRWVPAPEYTIKLEGVAHVGYRAFAMGGTCDPIFIEHLDETAAAVRGIVAGVFPKLAEGREYRLRFRTYGRNGVMGEIDPEPAGRPHEAFVIMDVVAESADLAHSVCGVAKQYFLHYFYDGIVATAGNIAIPFGPDVIPGGAVYRFNVYHLVTVDDPCELFPMELVDVTGGPEMAPHPPQRSAAPRGTRGAPRGPERRRSHA from the coding sequence ATGAGCGTCGAGCCGGCCGCGAGGGAGATGCGCTGCTTCGGCGCGTCGGGCCAGCTCGGGTACGGCATCCCCCGCGCCGCGTATCTGCGCGGGCTCGAGCAGGGCCCGGCGTACGTCGGCTGCGACATGGGCTCGACGGATCCCGGGCCCTACTTCCTAGGCGCGGGCGAGCCGGCCACCGGGTACGCGTCGCGCCGCGCCGATCTCGAGCTCGTGCTGACGACGGCGCGCGAGCGTCGGCTCCCCCTCCTGATCGGCTCCGCGGGGACGGCCGGCGGCGAGCCGCATCTTGCGGACACGGTCGACATCGTGCGGACGATTGCCGCCGAGCATGGTCTCCGGTTCCGCATGGCGGTGATCCACTCGGAGATCGACCGCGACTTCGTCCTCGACCGGCTGCGCAAGGGACGCATCGGACCGTGCGGCCGCGTGCCCGCGCTCACGGAGCAGGACGTCGAGCAGAGCGTTCGCATCGTCGGGCAGATGGGCGTCGAGCCGTTCATCAAGGCCCTCGACGCGGGCGCGGACGTCATCGTCGCCGGCCGGTCGTGCGACACGAGCATCTTCGCGGCGATGCCGATCCGAAGCGGATTCGATCCGGGTCTCGCCATGCACCAGGCGAAGCTGATCGAGTGCGCGTCGGCCTGCGCCGACCCCGGCGGTCGCGACGCCGCGATCGCGTATCTGCGCGACGACCACTTCCTGATCGAGTCGCAGAACCCGGCGCGCCGCTGCACGCCGGTGTCGGTGGCCGCGCACAGCCTCTACGAGCAGCCGGACCCCTACCGCGTGTACGAGCCGGGCGGCATGCTGGACCTCCGCGAGTGCCGGTATGAAACCGTCGACGAGCGGATCACCCGGGTCAGCGGCAGCCGCTGGGTGCCCGCGCCGGAGTACACGATCAAGCTCGAAGGCGTGGCACACGTCGGGTACCGGGCGTTCGCGATGGGAGGCACGTGCGATCCGATCTTCATCGAGCACCTGGACGAGACCGCAGCCGCGGTGCGGGGGATCGTCGCCGGCGTGTTCCCGAAGCTCGCGGAGGGGCGCGAGTACCGGCTGCGGTTCCGGACCTACGGCCGGAACGGCGTGATGGGGGAGATCGACCCCGAGCCCGCCGGGCGCCCGCACGAGGCGTTCGTGATCATGGACGTGGTGGCCGAGTCGGCGGACCTCGCGCACTCGGTCTGCGGCGTCGCGAAGCAGTACTTCCTGCACTACTTCTACGACGGCATCGTCGCCACCGCGGGCAACATCGCGATCCCGTTCGGGCCGGACGTGATCCCGGGCGGCGCCGTGTACCGGTTCAACGTCTATCACCTCGTCACCGTGGACGACCCGTGCGAGCTCTTCCCGATGGAACTGGTCGACGTCACCGGGGGCCCCGAAATGGCCCCCCATCCCCCCCAACGCTCGGCGGCGCCCCGGGGAACCCGCGGCGCCCCTCGGGGACCCGAGAGGAGACGGTCGCATGCGTAA
- a CDS encoding ABC transporter substrate-binding protein: MRVQSLTRLRIVSTALLVAMGVGVLAGAASRPASAQPAGAPGAAPGVRGIKPAAMTPVKIAIGGGLKSAAYWDVMVAEAQGFLVQNRLQPEFIEVAGGPDTVQAVVAGSADFGGAATDSIVRGINKGAPIAMIAGGAYPALALVTAPAIDTYEKLRGKRIAVTSVTAGSTLLLVELLRAHGLGEKDVEFVLSGATPQRLAAVTSGAVQGTVLSPPEDLTAQKAGFRILGYVNEAARFVFISHMVSKPFAAKNRPAAVAYARAIRDANRFLLDPANKAASVAALRKYTKASPENADATYDTVIGKLKGFVKDATPTAKDLEGMLRVVERTDKISGLKTDTFIDTSFLRDAGQP; the protein is encoded by the coding sequence ATGAGAGTGCAGTCGCTGACCCGGCTACGGATCGTGTCCACGGCGCTCCTCGTCGCGATGGGCGTCGGCGTCCTCGCCGGCGCCGCGTCTCGTCCCGCATCGGCGCAGCCCGCCGGGGCTCCGGGTGCTGCGCCCGGCGTCCGAGGCATCAAGCCGGCGGCGATGACGCCGGTCAAGATCGCGATCGGCGGCGGGCTCAAGTCCGCGGCGTACTGGGACGTGATGGTGGCGGAGGCGCAGGGCTTCCTCGTGCAGAACAGGCTGCAGCCCGAGTTCATCGAAGTGGCGGGCGGCCCGGACACCGTCCAGGCCGTCGTCGCGGGCTCGGCGGACTTCGGTGGCGCGGCGACCGATTCCATCGTCCGGGGCATCAACAAGGGTGCGCCGATCGCGATGATCGCCGGGGGCGCCTATCCCGCGCTCGCCCTGGTCACGGCGCCGGCGATCGACACGTACGAGAAGCTGCGCGGAAAGCGGATCGCCGTGACCAGCGTCACGGCGGGCTCGACACTCCTCCTCGTCGAGTTGCTCCGCGCCCATGGTCTCGGCGAGAAGGACGTCGAGTTCGTCCTGTCCGGCGCCACGCCGCAGCGGCTGGCCGCCGTCACCTCCGGCGCCGTGCAAGGCACCGTGCTCTCGCCGCCGGAAGACCTCACCGCCCAGAAGGCGGGCTTCAGGATCCTCGGTTACGTCAACGAGGCGGCCCGCTTCGTGTTCATCAGCCACATGGTGAGCAAGCCCTTCGCGGCGAAGAACCGCCCGGCCGCCGTCGCCTACGCGAGGGCGATTCGCGATGCGAACCGCTTCCTGCTGGATCCCGCCAACAAGGCCGCGTCCGTCGCCGCGCTGAGGAAGTACACGAAGGCCTCGCCGGAGAACGCCGACGCCACGTACGACACCGTGATCGGCAAGCTGAAGGGCTTCGTCAAGGACGCGACGCCGACCGCGAAGGACCTCGAGGGGATGCTGAGGGTCGTCGAGCGTACCGACAAGATCAGCGGTCTCAAGACGGACACGTTCATCGACACGTCGTTCCTCAGGGACGCCGGGCAGCCGTGA